Proteins encoded in a region of the Ziziphus jujuba cultivar Dongzao chromosome 3, ASM3175591v1 genome:
- the LOC107421846 gene encoding uncharacterized protein LOC107421846 yields the protein MLAAKLPVRTFARCSTFLVHIDGPVMSHLDESLAFANFTSTGTNTLKKGAEHWCSGWRSSTFKRGNDEYTKDAFLWRRQTRNVSRGDIVKNQTLTRLGLNNNAGCFSSRHYSSHLKDKGTGELVNKFLQNIPEFVKIVEVGPRDGLQNEKHIIPTAIKVELIKLLVSSGLPVVEATSFVSPKWVPQLADGKDVMEAIRNLKGARFPVLTPNLKGFEAAVSAGAKEVAIFASASESFSKSNINCSIEDSLIRYRGVVLAAKELSIPVRGYISCVVGCPVEGNVSPSQVAYVVRELYDMGCSEISLGDTIGVGTPGTVIPMLEAVTDVVPIDKLAVHFHDTYGQALSNILISLQMGIATVDSSISGLGGCPYAKGASGNVSTEDVVYMLNGLGVRTDVDLQKLILAGEYICKHLGRSSGSKTAVALSKVSLLASKL from the exons ATGCTAGCAGCAAAGCTGCCTGTGCGAACATTTGCACGTTGTAGCACTTTCTTGGTCCATATAGATGGTCCTGTAATGTCTCATTTAGACGAATCACTTGCTTTTGCCAATTTCACAAGCACTGGAACCAATACACTGAAAAAAGGAGCTGAACATTGGTGCTCCGGGTGGAGGAGTTCTACATTCAAAAGGGGCAA TGATGAGTATACAAAAGACGCATTCCTATGGAGAAGACAAACTAGGAATGTGTCACGGGGAGATATTGTGAAAAATCAAACACTTACAAGATTGGGATTGAATAACAATGCTGGGTGTTTTTCAAGTCGTCATTATAGTTCCCATTTGAAGGACAAAGGCACGGGGGAATTAGTAAATAAG TTTCTGCAAAATATTCCAGAATTTGTCAAGATAGTTGAAGTTGGTCCACGAGATGGATTGCAGAATGAGAAGCATATTATTCCCACCGCTATAAAGGTTGAATTGATAAAATTGCTAGTTTCTTCTGGATTGCCTGTTGTCGAGGCTACAAGTTTTGTCTCACCAAAATGGGTTCCACAG TTAGCAGATGGAAAGGATGTGATGGAAGCAATTCGAAATCTTAAAGGTGCAAGATTTCCTGTATTAACTCCCAATCTTAAG GGTTTTGAGGCAGCTGTTTCTGCTGGTGCTAAGGAAGTAGCTATATTTGCTTCAGCTTCTGAGTCCTTTTCAAAGTCAAATATCAATTGTAGCATTGAAGATAGTCTCATCCGTTATCGTGGTGTTGTTCTTGCTGCGAAAGAGCTTTCAATTCCTGTTCGTGG ATATATATCATGTGTTGTGGGGTGTCCGGTGGAAGGAAATGTTTCTCCATCACAGGTAGCATATGTGGTCAGAGAGCTTTATGACATGGGTTGCTCGGAGATTTCCCTTGGTGATACAATTGGTGTGGGTACTCCTG GTACTGTTATTCCAATGCTTGAAGCGGTCACTGATGTTGTACCCATCGACAAGCTTGCTGTCCATTTTCATGACACTTATGGGCAGGCtctttcaaatatattaatttctcTCCAG ATGGGCATTGCTACAGTGGATTCGTCCATCTCTGGTCTTGGAGGCTGCCCATATGCTAAAGGTGCTTCTGGAAATGTTTCGACTGAGGATGTTGTGTACATGCTCAATGGTCTTGGAGTAAGGACTGATGTGGATCTTCAAAAACTAATATTGGCTGGGGAATATATCTGCAAGCATTTAGGACGCTCATCTGGTTCAAAGACAGCGGTTGCTTTGAGTAAAGTTTCTCTGTTGGCCTCCAAACTATGa